A genomic region of bacterium contains the following coding sequences:
- the acpP gene encoding acyl carrier protein, with product MDVGAKVKEIIAEQLNQDAAGTDNSAHFVNDLGADSLDVVELVMAFEEAFDLEIPDEDAEKILTVQDAINYITEKQG from the coding sequence ATGGACGTAGGAGCAAAAGTAAAAGAGATCATCGCCGAGCAGCTGAATCAGGATGCCGCCGGTACCGATAACTCTGCCCATTTTGTAAACGACCTGGGCGCTGATTCCCTGGATGTGGTTGAGCTGGTGATGGCTTTCGAAGAGGCTTTCGATCTGGAGATCCCGGACGAGGACGCCGAGAAGATCCTGACGGTTCAGGACGCCATCAATTACATCACGGAGAAACAGGGCTGA
- the fabF gene encoding beta-ketoacyl-ACP synthase II — translation MKRRVVVTGTGAVTPLGLDVRSTWESMLAGRSGAGRITKFDPDEAGITTTIAAEVKGFDPDPLIDRKELRKMDVFIQYGIFASNEALEQSGLVIDQTNAERVAVVVGAGLGGLPDIVKYADVLRDSGPRRISPFFIPMTIANLASGHISIRCGAKGPNSCVVTACATGTHSIGDAFRMIQYGDADAAIAGGTESTITPLAFAGFNAMKALSIRNEEPTRASRPFDMDRDGFVMGEGAGVLVLEELQSASARGAEIICELVGFGMSGDAYHITSPAEGGAGMAQCMRTALADAGLNPSQVDYINAHGTSTAYNDRFETQAVKSLFGDHAYKVPVSSTKSMTGHLLGAAGGVEAIAAIMTLVDDRVPPTINYETPDPECDLDYVPNTARDAEVNVAMSNNYGFGGTNASLVFRKYQP, via the coding sequence GTGAAACGACGTGTGGTGGTAACGGGCACGGGGGCGGTGACGCCCCTTGGTCTCGATGTCAGAAGCACCTGGGAGTCCATGCTGGCGGGTCGCAGCGGCGCGGGTCGGATCACAAAATTCGATCCCGACGAGGCCGGGATAACGACCACCATCGCCGCGGAGGTCAAGGGGTTCGACCCCGATCCCCTGATCGACAGGAAAGAGCTCCGCAAGATGGATGTCTTCATCCAGTACGGGATCTTCGCGTCCAATGAGGCCCTGGAGCAGTCAGGCCTCGTCATCGACCAGACCAACGCCGAGAGGGTGGCGGTGGTCGTGGGTGCCGGGTTGGGAGGCCTTCCGGATATCGTGAAGTACGCCGACGTGCTTCGCGACTCCGGTCCGCGGCGTATCTCCCCGTTCTTCATCCCCATGACCATCGCAAACCTGGCCTCGGGGCACATCTCTATCCGGTGCGGTGCCAAAGGGCCCAACAGCTGTGTCGTCACAGCGTGTGCGACGGGGACCCACTCCATTGGAGACGCCTTCCGCATGATCCAGTACGGTGACGCGGATGCCGCCATTGCGGGCGGTACGGAGTCCACCATCACCCCCCTTGCCTTTGCCGGGTTCAACGCCATGAAAGCCCTGTCCATCCGTAACGAAGAGCCGACCAGAGCAAGCCGGCCCTTCGACATGGACCGTGACGGGTTCGTCATGGGCGAGGGCGCCGGAGTGCTGGTTCTGGAAGAGCTCCAGAGCGCCAGTGCGAGAGGCGCCGAGATCATCTGTGAGCTGGTCGGGTTCGGCATGTCCGGGGACGCTTACCACATCACCTCTCCTGCGGAGGGTGGAGCCGGAATGGCCCAGTGCATGCGCACCGCCCTTGCTGATGCAGGTCTCAACCCCTCCCAGGTGGACTACATCAACGCCCATGGCACCAGCACGGCGTATAACGACCGGTTCGAGACCCAGGCTGTGAAATCGCTGTTTGGCGATCACGCCTACAAGGTTCCGGTGAGTTCCACCAAGTCCATGACCGGGCATCTCCTGGGGGCTGCAGGCGGAGTGGAGGCTATTGCGGCCATCATGACCCTTGTCGACGACCGTGTCCCGCCCACCATCAACTATGAAACCCCCGACCCGGAATGCGACCTGGACTATGTGCCCAACACGGCCAGGGACGCCGAAGTGAACGTGGCCATGAGTAACAACTACGGTTTCGGCGGCACCAACGCCAGCCTGGTGTTCAGGAAATATCAGCCCTAG
- the fabD gene encoding ACP S-malonyltransferase: protein MSYALVFPGQGSQYVGMGRELVQWSEEARRTFEEADDVLGISLSGLCFDGPEEGLKLTENTQPAILTASVAALRALSARTNVAPAFVAGHSLGEYTALVAAGSLSFSDAVAAVRERGVAMQAAVPAGEGAMAALLGMDREDVLEVCREASAAGGVAAAANFNAPGQIVIAGHRSNVLAAMDLYRERGGRRAVELPVSAPFHCALMKPAARRMEEVLRDIHIDSPKTVLINNAQAKALTQSGQIVPSLIRQVTSPVLWEDSVRAMIGRGVTSFLEVGPGKVLTGLAKRIDKQAAAHSFASPEDIDGAVACLGGE from the coding sequence ATGAGCTACGCACTGGTCTTTCCCGGACAGGGATCCCAGTATGTCGGCATGGGCCGGGAACTCGTCCAGTGGTCTGAAGAGGCGCGCCGGACTTTCGAAGAGGCGGATGATGTTCTGGGGATCTCTCTTTCCGGCCTTTGTTTCGACGGCCCGGAAGAGGGTCTCAAACTGACCGAGAACACCCAGCCCGCCATCCTTACGGCCAGTGTTGCCGCACTCAGGGCCCTGTCAGCCAGGACAAACGTCGCCCCTGCTTTCGTGGCAGGTCACAGTCTCGGGGAATACACGGCCCTCGTCGCGGCCGGGAGCCTTTCCTTTTCAGACGCGGTGGCCGCGGTGCGCGAAAGGGGCGTGGCCATGCAGGCCGCGGTGCCGGCAGGGGAAGGCGCCATGGCGGCTCTCCTGGGTATGGATCGCGAGGATGTTCTTGAAGTGTGCCGGGAAGCATCGGCCGCCGGCGGGGTTGCAGCGGCAGCCAACTTCAATGCGCCCGGACAGATCGTTATCGCCGGTCACAGGTCCAACGTGCTTGCCGCCATGGATCTTTACAGGGAGAGAGGGGGGCGGCGTGCCGTGGAGCTTCCCGTCAGCGCTCCTTTCCACTGCGCGCTCATGAAACCGGCGGCCCGGCGAATGGAAGAGGTCCTCAGAGACATTCATATTGACAGTCCAAAGACCGTTCTGATAAACAACGCTCAGGCAAAAGCCCTGACCCAAAGCGGTCAGATCGTGCCCTCCCTGATCAGACAGGTGACCTCCCCGGTCCTGTGGGAGGATTCTGTGAGGGCCATGATCGGCAGGGGTGTGACATCTTTTTTAGAGGTTGGGCCCGGGAAGGTCCTGACCGGACTCGCGAAAAGGATCGACAAACAGGCCGCAGCACACTCCTTTGCATCTCCGGAGGACATTGACGGTGCGGTGGCGTGCCTGGGGGGTGAATGA
- a CDS encoding FAD-binding protein, which yields MAVVVIKEECTGCEACLDSCPYEAIEMVDGVAWINEKCTICLACIEACPVEAIIQEESEVELPDLDKESYSGIWIFAEQRNGKVSSVVMELLGAGRDLAGTTGEKVTAVLLGHDMEPAARELVHYGADEVLYVDDPVLAQFNDGPYASVLSGLILEHRPSIVLAGATFMGRSFIPMVASKIKTGLTADCTALAIDPETGDLLQTRPAFGGNIMATIICPRHRPQMATVRHKVLPAAPGDPHHKGEVHVIRGVDEAMIDIRTRVIEVVEDIMDTVNLAEADIIVSGGRGLGGPEGFKVMEELALLLDGAVGASRAAVDSGWISYSHQVGQTGKTVQPRLYIACGISGAVQHLAGMQASDVIVAVNKDADAPIFDVATYGLVGDLFTIIPEIIRAVKSARGLS from the coding sequence TTGGCTGTAGTTGTTATCAAGGAAGAGTGTACCGGCTGCGAGGCGTGTCTTGATTCGTGCCCCTACGAAGCCATCGAGATGGTGGACGGGGTCGCCTGGATCAACGAAAAGTGCACCATATGCCTTGCCTGTATCGAAGCGTGCCCCGTGGAGGCCATCATCCAGGAGGAGAGCGAGGTTGAGCTTCCCGATCTGGACAAGGAGTCCTATTCGGGGATCTGGATCTTCGCGGAACAAAGGAACGGCAAGGTTTCCTCTGTTGTCATGGAACTGCTGGGGGCGGGCCGTGACCTGGCCGGAACGACGGGTGAAAAGGTCACTGCAGTCCTTCTCGGCCACGACATGGAACCTGCCGCGAGGGAACTGGTCCATTACGGGGCCGACGAGGTCCTTTACGTGGACGACCCGGTCCTGGCCCAGTTCAACGACGGACCCTACGCTTCTGTCCTCAGCGGTCTTATCCTGGAGCACAGGCCTTCCATCGTTCTTGCCGGCGCCACCTTCATGGGCCGCTCCTTCATTCCCATGGTCGCGTCCAAGATCAAAACCGGCCTCACCGCCGATTGCACCGCCCTCGCTATTGACCCCGAAACCGGGGACCTTCTCCAGACCCGGCCGGCCTTCGGCGGCAACATCATGGCGACCATCATCTGCCCCCGCCACCGTCCCCAGATGGCTACAGTCAGGCACAAGGTCCTGCCCGCGGCTCCGGGTGATCCTCACCACAAGGGTGAGGTCCACGTCATCAGGGGGGTTGACGAGGCAATGATCGATATCCGGACCAGGGTGATCGAAGTCGTCGAAGATATCATGGACACGGTCAACCTGGCCGAGGCGGATATCATCGTCTCCGGAGGCCGCGGATTGGGCGGTCCGGAGGGGTTCAAGGTTATGGAAGAACTGGCCCTCCTGCTGGACGGCGCCGTCGGTGCCTCCAGGGCTGCTGTAGATTCCGGGTGGATTTCGTACAGCCACCAGGTGGGACAGACCGGCAAGACAGTCCAGCCCAGGCTTTACATTGCCTGCGGCATCTCCGGTGCCGTGCAGCATCTTGCCGGAATGCAGGCGTCCGATGTGATCGTGGCCGTCAACAAGGATGCCGACGCCCCCATTTTCGATGTTGCGACCTACGGGCTGGTGGGTGACCTGTTCACCATTATCCCCGAGATCATCCGTGCTGTTAAATCCGCAAGAGGTCTTTCATGA
- a CDS encoding electron transfer flavoprotein subunit beta/FixA family protein — protein MNIVVCIKQVPDTTKVKINPETNTLMREGVDSIINPFDMYAIEEAVRLREAHGGTVTALTMGPPQAESALREAISLGVDEACLVSDRAFAGSDTWATAYTLAAAVSRLGQVDLILCGKQAIDGDTAQVGPSLADQLGIPFVAFVRKIRSVDSGEMVVERTFEEGYELVSMPLPGLMTVVKEINEPRLPSLKGKMRAKKAEIRTFAREDLEVQDPCLGLDGSPTRVVKIFSPDLSRDGVKWTGEPAVMAADLVKGLKEQNII, from the coding sequence ATGAACATTGTCGTGTGTATCAAGCAGGTCCCCGACACAACGAAGGTCAAGATCAATCCCGAAACCAACACCTTGATGCGTGAAGGCGTCGACAGCATCATCAACCCCTTCGACATGTACGCCATCGAGGAGGCGGTCCGTCTCAGGGAGGCCCACGGCGGGACCGTCACGGCACTCACCATGGGACCGCCCCAGGCCGAGTCCGCTCTTCGTGAGGCGATCTCCCTCGGAGTCGATGAAGCGTGCCTCGTCAGCGACCGGGCATTCGCCGGTTCCGACACGTGGGCTACGGCTTACACGCTGGCTGCGGCCGTAAGCAGGCTGGGGCAGGTGGATCTCATCCTCTGCGGCAAACAGGCCATCGACGGCGACACGGCCCAGGTCGGGCCTTCACTGGCAGACCAGCTCGGCATCCCCTTTGTAGCGTTCGTCCGCAAGATCCGTTCCGTCGATTCGGGGGAGATGGTGGTGGAAAGGACCTTCGAGGAGGGGTACGAACTCGTTTCCATGCCGCTCCCCGGACTCATGACGGTGGTCAAGGAGATCAACGAACCCCGCCTGCCGTCCCTGAAAGGGAAGATGAGGGCAAAGAAGGCCGAGATCAGGACTTTCGCCAGGGAGGATCTGGAAGTTCAGGACCCCTGTCTGGGCCTGGACGGTTCCCCCACGAGGGTCGTAAAGATCTTTTCCCCCGACCTTTCCCGGGACGGGGTCAAGTGGACCGGGGAACCGGCCGTGATGGCCGCTGACCTTGTAAAAGGGCTGAAAGAGCAGAACATCATCTGA
- a CDS encoding ketoacyl-ACP synthase III, whose protein sequence is MSLRTVIAGTGSYLPEKIITNADLARMVDTTDEWIVSRTGISERRMAAPEEATSDLATEAARAALDMAGVDPADLDLIVVATLTPDHYFPSTAGFVQKNLGAVKAAAFDLEAACTGFIYALTIGDLFIRTGTYKRVLVIGAEVLTRFLDWEDRNTCILFGDGAGAVVLVPGEGDRGIESTHLHSDGRLAELLYAPAGVSRIPITKEAIDQKLNTVKMQGNEVFKIAVTKLSEVVDEVLEANDLSEEEIDFLVPHQANLRIIMATARKLKLPMEKVIVTVDRHGNTSAASVPMALDAAVRAGRISPGNKVLLEAFGGGLTWGAALVHW, encoded by the coding sequence ATGAGCCTGAGAACTGTCATCGCCGGCACCGGTTCCTACCTTCCGGAAAAGATCATCACCAACGCTGACCTGGCCAGGATGGTGGACACCACCGATGAGTGGATCGTGTCCAGGACCGGTATCAGTGAAAGGCGCATGGCCGCGCCGGAGGAGGCCACTTCCGACCTGGCCACCGAAGCCGCCCGGGCTGCCCTTGACATGGCCGGTGTCGATCCTGCCGATCTTGACCTTATTGTCGTCGCGACCCTGACCCCGGACCACTATTTCCCTTCCACCGCCGGGTTCGTCCAGAAGAATCTCGGTGCCGTCAAAGCCGCCGCATTTGACCTCGAAGCAGCCTGCACCGGTTTCATCTATGCCCTGACCATCGGTGACCTGTTTATCCGTACCGGTACATATAAACGTGTCCTGGTCATCGGGGCGGAGGTTCTCACCCGGTTCCTTGACTGGGAGGACCGTAACACCTGTATCCTTTTCGGTGACGGGGCAGGGGCGGTCGTCCTGGTTCCGGGTGAGGGTGACAGGGGGATCGAATCGACACACCTGCACAGCGACGGCCGCCTGGCTGAACTCCTCTACGCTCCCGCTGGAGTCTCCAGGATACCCATCACCAAGGAAGCCATCGATCAGAAGCTCAACACGGTCAAGATGCAGGGTAACGAAGTGTTCAAGATCGCGGTGACCAAGCTGAGTGAGGTCGTGGATGAAGTCCTGGAGGCCAACGATCTTTCGGAAGAGGAGATCGATTTTCTTGTTCCCCACCAGGCGAATTTACGCATCATCATGGCCACGGCACGAAAGCTCAAGCTTCCCATGGAGAAGGTGATCGTGACGGTGGACAGGCATGGGAACACATCCGCGGCATCAGTTCCCATGGCCCTGGACGCGGCGGTCCGCGCGGGAAGGATCAGCCCCGGTAACAAGGTGCTGCTCGAGGCATTCGGGGGCGGCTTGACGTGGGGCGCTGCCCTGGTGCACTGGTAA
- a CDS encoding HAD family hydrolase, translated as MKKYSALMIDLDGTLLDIEVAFFLGPMVQAMHGCFEELLTRDTFTGGLFRGIEEIMEKPRPEGQTNQEGFTAAFSILTGVSPEEVAGRFDRFYRELFPTLNGHARPRDGADRFVREASKRGYRLVLATNPIFPTSAIVERLKWARVDPDLFDFIPGLETMGSCKPQVRYFEELAGRIGSDPARCLMVGNDVQQDLPASDAGMDTFLVEGHVVDRGTGSLEPGARGSFNDLAEMLGLR; from the coding sequence ATGAAAAAATATTCAGCACTGATGATCGACCTCGATGGCACCCTTCTGGACATCGAGGTCGCTTTTTTTCTGGGCCCCATGGTCCAGGCCATGCACGGATGCTTCGAGGAACTTCTCACCAGGGACACCTTCACTGGCGGCCTTTTCCGGGGCATCGAGGAGATCATGGAAAAGCCCCGGCCGGAAGGTCAGACCAACCAGGAAGGGTTTACCGCCGCCTTCAGCATCCTGACAGGAGTTTCGCCTGAGGAGGTTGCGGGGAGGTTCGACAGGTTCTACAGGGAACTCTTCCCCACCCTTAACGGTCACGCCCGTCCCCGGGACGGCGCCGACCGGTTCGTGCGGGAGGCCTCGAAGAGGGGGTACAGGCTTGTCCTGGCCACCAACCCCATCTTCCCGACCTCTGCCATCGTGGAGCGGCTGAAGTGGGCCCGGGTGGATCCCGACCTGTTCGATTTTATTCCCGGTCTCGAAACCATGGGTTCGTGCAAGCCACAGGTCAGGTATTTCGAGGAACTCGCAGGCCGGATCGGATCCGACCCAGCCCGCTGCCTCATGGTGGGCAACGACGTCCAGCAGGACCTGCCCGCCTCGGATGCCGGGATGGACACGTTCCTGGTGGAAGGGCATGTGGTGGACCGGGGGACCGGAAGCCTGGAGCCTGGTGCCCGGGGAAGCTTCAACGACCTGGCCGAGATGTTGGGGTTGAG
- the fabG gene encoding 3-oxoacyl-[acyl-carrier-protein] reductase, whose protein sequence is MADRKVGIVTGGGQGIGRAIILDLAEIGVDVVAADINIEAAESAAAEAAAAGIDALAFQVNVADADNVEAMVEKTLDKYGRIDYLVNNAGITRDALMMRMGDDAWRAVIDINLTGTYLCSKAVIRTMMKQRSGRIVNISSVVGAMGNAGQTNYSASKAGVIGLTKSLAREVAARGINVNAVAPGFIQTAMTDNLPEKARNELVSLIPNGRLGLPEDVSASVRFLLSDDASYITGQVLHVNGGMYM, encoded by the coding sequence ATGGCGGACAGAAAAGTGGGCATCGTTACCGGCGGCGGGCAGGGGATAGGGCGAGCCATCATCCTGGACCTCGCTGAGATCGGCGTCGATGTCGTCGCCGCCGATATCAATATCGAAGCGGCGGAATCAGCGGCAGCCGAGGCGGCAGCCGCGGGTATCGACGCGCTTGCCTTCCAGGTCAACGTGGCCGACGCGGACAACGTCGAGGCCATGGTCGAAAAAACCCTGGATAAATACGGGCGAATAGACTATCTGGTCAACAACGCCGGGATCACCCGGGACGCGCTCATGATGCGTATGGGTGATGACGCCTGGAGGGCGGTCATTGACATCAACCTCACCGGCACCTACCTTTGTTCCAAGGCAGTGATCCGCACCATGATGAAGCAGCGTTCCGGCAGGATCGTGAATATCTCGTCCGTGGTGGGTGCCATGGGGAACGCGGGCCAGACCAATTATTCCGCCTCCAAGGCAGGCGTCATCGGGCTCACAAAATCACTGGCCCGTGAGGTCGCCGCGAGAGGCATCAACGTCAATGCGGTCGCTCCGGGCTTTATCCAGACCGCCATGACCGACAATTTGCCGGAAAAGGCCAGAAATGAACTGGTGTCCCTGATTCCCAACGGCCGCCTCGGGCTTCCCGAGGATGTGTCCGCGTCGGTCAGGTTCCTGCTTTCCGACGACGCCTCCTACATCACGGGCCAGGTGCTGCACGTCAACGGCGGGATGTATATGTAG
- a CDS encoding acyl-CoA dehydrogenase family protein — MDYFLTEEQQAISEIARQIALEKVVPVRAELDETQEFPWDIMKVCGQSDLFAINIPEEYGGLGLGVFETCIAVEELSRACLGVSVSYAATGLGAYPILLNGSEEQKAKYLPQIASGEKLAAFGLTEANAGSDAGGVRTTAVRDGDSYVLNGTKQWITNGGEADIYSVIAITDKSRGARGASAFIVEKGMDGFSFGKKENKMGIRCSATRELVFEDCRIPAENIISREGLGFMVAMKTLDMSRPGIAAQGVGVATGALDVAVQYARERHQFNQPIIGFQAVQHILADMATRTEAARALTYAVARYIDSGAKDVSKVSAMTKLYAADVAMEVTTNAVQVLGGYGYMKEYPVEKMMRDAKILQIYEGTNQIQRNVIGAALIKEYARKS; from the coding sequence ATGGACTACTTCCTTACCGAAGAGCAGCAGGCGATCTCGGAGATCGCCCGGCAGATCGCCCTAGAAAAGGTGGTGCCTGTAAGGGCCGAACTGGACGAAACCCAGGAGTTCCCGTGGGACATCATGAAAGTATGCGGCCAGTCCGATCTGTTCGCGATCAACATCCCCGAGGAATACGGTGGCCTGGGACTGGGAGTATTCGAAACGTGCATCGCCGTCGAGGAACTGTCCAGGGCGTGCCTGGGAGTGTCGGTCAGTTATGCTGCCACGGGCCTCGGCGCCTATCCCATCCTGCTCAACGGCAGCGAAGAGCAGAAGGCAAAGTACCTCCCGCAGATCGCGTCCGGCGAAAAACTCGCCGCCTTCGGTCTCACCGAGGCCAACGCGGGCAGCGATGCCGGCGGTGTCCGCACCACTGCCGTCAGGGATGGGGATTCCTACGTCCTCAACGGGACCAAGCAGTGGATCACCAACGGCGGCGAGGCGGATATCTATTCCGTGATTGCCATCACGGACAAGAGCCGTGGTGCGCGTGGAGCTTCCGCCTTTATCGTCGAGAAAGGTATGGACGGTTTTTCTTTCGGAAAGAAGGAGAACAAGATGGGGATCCGCTGTTCGGCAACCCGGGAGCTTGTTTTCGAGGATTGCCGCATCCCCGCGGAGAACATCATTTCCCGGGAGGGGCTGGGTTTCATGGTGGCCATGAAAACCCTGGACATGTCCAGGCCGGGTATCGCGGCCCAGGGTGTTGGAGTTGCCACCGGCGCTCTGGACGTCGCCGTTCAGTACGCCCGTGAGCGGCACCAGTTCAACCAGCCCATCATCGGGTTCCAGGCGGTTCAGCATATACTGGCCGACATGGCCACAAGGACCGAGGCGGCGCGCGCCCTGACCTATGCAGTGGCCAGGTACATCGACAGCGGAGCCAAGGACGTTTCCAAGGTCTCGGCCATGACCAAACTTTACGCTGCGGACGTGGCCATGGAGGTCACCACCAACGCCGTCCAGGTCTTGGGCGGATACGGCTACATGAAAGAGTACCCGGTGGAAAAGATGATGCGTGACGCCAAGATCCTCCAGATCTACGAGGGCACCAACCAGATCCAGCGCAACGTCATTGGCGCGGCGCTGATCAAAGAGTATGCCAGGAAATCGTAA